The segment TCGGAATCGTGCTCTTCGTCGGCACCCTGATCTTCGGGATACTCCGACAGCGCGCCAAGCGCGCCAAGGCGTAACCACCTCGCGCGGGATGCACGGGGCGCGATTCACCTTCTTTGCCATTGCGCGGGGGTTCTACAGGCGTGACGGCCGTTGCCGGGCGGCGGTGCTCTTCTCCACCGAGTTCGTTCGGGCCGACACTCGCACGCGCAGGGCGCCTGGGCGGACGCTGACGCGGACACGGGTGATGTGACCGAAGCTGTCGCCGTCGAGTTCGATGGGGTGGGGGGCGTCGAACCGGGCTTCGAACCGGGTTCCTTGAACGTAGGCGAGTGCGTGGAGGTCGGGTGTCTGCTGGAGGAGTCTGCGGCTGAGCGGGGAGCGGCGGGCGAGGCCTTGTAGGGTGAGGCGGGTTCCGATCCGCGCCCACCCAAAGCGTCCTGTCGGGCGCATCATCACGACGTCCAACAGCCCGTCGTCGATGATCGCAGCGGGGATCAGCACCATGTTCCCGGTGAGGGTTCCGCAGTTGCCGACGATGACCGTGTGCGCCCGCGTTGACCTCACTCGCCCTCCGTCGATTCGATAGTCGAGATGGAAGAGCTTGTTCGCGATGACCGAGCGGGCGATCGGCGTGACGTACGCGAACCAGCCGAGATGCTTCTTCGCGATGGTGCTTGTGCTCTCCGCCATCTTCGCATCCAGTCCGATGCCGGCCATGACCATGAACGTGTGCGAACGCCGGGTGCCGCTCTCGTCCTCGAGCTCAGCCACCCCGACATCCACGAACCGGTCCTCACCTGCGAAGGCAACGGAGACGCAGGCGGCGATGTCGTTGAGCGGCGCACCGACATCACGAGCAAGAAGA is part of the Microbacterium pseudoresistens genome and harbors:
- a CDS encoding diacylglycerol kinase family protein, which encodes MSTHDHPAAGRRHAAVVYNPVKTPLERLRPVVAEYEVQHGWAQTRWYETRSDDAGRAAAEHALAAAPAVVMVAGGDGTVRAVAEVMQGTGIPVALVPRGTGNLLARDVGAPLNDIAACVSVAFAGEDRFVDVGVAELEDESGTRRSHTFMVMAGIGLDAKMAESTSTIAKKHLGWFAYVTPIARSVIANKLFHLDYRIDGGRVRSTRAHTVIVGNCGTLTGNMVLIPAAIIDDGLLDVVMMRPTGRFGWARIGTRLTLQGLARRSPLSRRLLQQTPDLHALAYVQGTRFEARFDAPHPIELDGDSFGHITRVRVSVRPGALRVRVSARTNSVEKSTAARQRPSRL